In the Clostridium beijerinckii genome, one interval contains:
- the atpD gene encoding F0F1 ATP synthase subunit beta: MPGKMGKVVQVIGPVIDIKFDSDSLPDLYNAIVIKAGDYELVAEVEQHVGDDIVRTIAMSATEGLKRGMDAVDTGAPISVPVGEEVLGRLFNVLGKPIDKCGDIEVKQEYPIHRPAPSFKDQSVEPEMFETGIKVVDLLAPYQRGGKIGLFGGAGVGKTVLIQELINNIAKQHGGLSVFTGVGERSREGNDLYHEMRESGVIDKTALVFGQMNEPPGARMRVALTGLTMAEYFRDKGQDVLLFIDNIFRYTQAGSEVSALLGRTPSAVGYQPTLATEMGALQERITSTVNGSITSVQAVYVPADDLTDPAPATTFAHLDATTVLSRGIAELGIYPAVDPLESTSRILDPRIVGEEHYKVAADVKHVLEKYKQLQDIIAILGVDELGDEDKAVVARARRIQRFLSQPFTVGEQFTGLKGKYVPVKETVRGFKEILEGKYDELPESAFLFAGTIDDVIEKAKKLG, translated from the coding sequence ATGCCTGGAAAGATGGGAAAAGTAGTTCAAGTAATTGGACCGGTAATAGATATAAAGTTTGATTCAGATTCTCTCCCAGATTTATATAATGCCATTGTTATTAAGGCGGGAGATTATGAATTAGTAGCAGAAGTTGAACAACACGTTGGAGATGATATAGTTAGAACAATAGCTATGTCAGCTACAGAAGGATTAAAGAGGGGAATGGATGCTGTTGACACAGGAGCACCTATTTCTGTTCCAGTAGGAGAAGAAGTATTAGGAAGATTATTTAATGTTTTAGGAAAGCCTATTGATAAGTGCGGGGATATTGAAGTAAAACAAGAATATCCGATTCATAGACCAGCACCAAGCTTTAAAGATCAATCAGTTGAGCCTGAAATGTTTGAAACAGGAATCAAGGTAGTAGACTTACTTGCACCATATCAAAGAGGTGGTAAGATAGGTCTATTTGGAGGAGCTGGAGTTGGTAAAACAGTTTTAATCCAAGAATTAATAAACAACATAGCTAAACAACATGGTGGTTTATCAGTATTTACTGGAGTTGGTGAAAGATCAAGAGAAGGTAATGACTTATATCATGAAATGAGAGAGTCAGGAGTTATTGATAAGACGGCATTAGTATTTGGACAAATGAATGAGCCACCGGGTGCCAGAATGAGAGTTGCATTAACAGGTCTTACTATGGCAGAGTATTTTAGAGATAAAGGTCAAGATGTGTTACTATTCATAGATAACATATTCAGATATACTCAAGCAGGTTCAGAGGTTTCAGCATTACTTGGAAGAACACCTTCAGCGGTTGGATATCAGCCAACACTTGCAACTGAAATGGGTGCACTTCAGGAAAGAATTACATCAACAGTTAATGGTTCTATTACGTCAGTTCAAGCTGTATATGTTCCAGCCGATGACTTAACAGACCCAGCTCCAGCAACAACATTTGCACATTTAGATGCAACAACAGTTTTATCTAGAGGTATTGCGGAACTTGGTATATATCCAGCTGTTGATCCATTAGAATCAACTTCAAGAATCCTTGATCCAAGAATTGTTGGAGAAGAGCACTATAAAGTAGCAGCTGATGTTAAACACGTTCTTGAAAAATATAAGCAATTACAAGATATTATCGCTATCTTAGGTGTTGACGAATTAGGAGATGAAGATAAGGCTGTCGTGGCTAGAGCAAGAAGAATTCAAAGATTCTTATCTCAACCATTTACAGTTGGTGAACAATTTACAGGATTAAAAGGTAAGTATGTTCCAGTAAAAGAAACAGTAAGAGGATTTAAAGAAATTCTTGAAGGTAAATACGATGAATTGCCAGAATCAGCTTTCTTATTTGCAGGAACTATAGATGATGTTATAGAAAAAGCAAAAAAATTAGGATAA
- the atpC gene encoding ATP synthase F1 subunit epsilon: MANTFLLKIITPGREVYNDQVEKVTLKSADGEFQVLANHQSLISTTIPCIAKFKDAKGNDEELFISKSLVQINNNEMVISSDAAEFEEDIDEERAERAFRRAEDRLKNSENYNRGRAEAAFFRAKQRLALKKSNR, translated from the coding sequence ATGGCTAATACCTTTTTACTAAAAATTATAACACCTGGTCGTGAAGTGTATAATGATCAAGTAGAAAAAGTAACTTTAAAAAGTGCAGATGGAGAATTTCAAGTACTTGCAAATCATCAAAGTCTAATATCTACTACTATACCTTGCATCGCGAAATTCAAAGATGCTAAGGGAAATGATGAAGAGTTATTTATTTCTAAGTCACTTGTTCAGATTAATAATAACGAAATGGTTATAAGTAGTGATGCTGCTGAGTTTGAAGAAGATATTGATGAAGAAAGAGCAGAACGAGCTTTTAGAAGAGCAGAAGATAGATTAAAAAACTCCGAAAACTACAATAGAGGAAGAGCAGAGGCAGCATTCTTTAGGGCAAAGCAAAGATTAGCTCTAAAAAAATCTAATAGATAA
- the murA gene encoding UDP-N-acetylglucosamine 1-carboxyvinyltransferase — MEKIVVKGVKELRGEVNISCAKNSILPIIAATILCPEPIIIDNAPRLEDVEVICKLLSELNCDVNISNVNDRLTINTKNIVEMDANEELMRKMRASFLIMGPMLARFGYCKLSLPGGCNIGSRPIDLHLKGFKLLGAEVVIGHGFVEVRAKKIVGNRIYLDFPSVGATENIMMASVFAEGTTIIENAAEEPEIWDLAQFLNKMGAKIEGAGFGKITITGVKNLKGISYTPIYDRIEAGTFMIAAAITNSKIKINGVNEEHLRPVIEKLRECGIGFTNYKDHSIVVDGRGSKRPLDIKTLPYPGFPTDMQAQMMSLLSIVEGVSVITETVFENRFMHVAELQRMGANIKIDGRTAIIEGKPRLTGCEVKATDLRAGAAMILSGLVADGETVVNDVYHIDRGYVRIEEKFRNLGAEIYRINM; from the coding sequence ATGGAGAAAATAGTGGTTAAAGGTGTAAAAGAACTGAGAGGGGAAGTTAATATAAGTTGTGCAAAAAATTCAATTTTACCAATAATTGCAGCAACTATATTGTGCCCAGAGCCTATAATTATTGATAATGCACCTAGGTTAGAAGATGTTGAGGTTATTTGTAAGTTATTAAGCGAACTAAACTGTGACGTTAATATTTCAAACGTAAACGATAGATTAACAATAAATACGAAAAATATAGTAGAAATGGATGCTAATGAAGAGCTTATGAGGAAAATGAGAGCATCATTTTTAATTATGGGACCTATGCTTGCTAGATTTGGATATTGTAAATTATCATTACCAGGCGGATGTAACATAGGAAGTAGACCAATTGATTTGCATCTTAAAGGATTTAAATTACTTGGAGCAGAGGTTGTAATAGGTCATGGGTTTGTAGAGGTGAGAGCAAAGAAAATAGTGGGCAACAGAATTTACCTTGATTTTCCATCTGTTGGCGCTACTGAAAATATTATGATGGCATCTGTCTTTGCTGAAGGAACAACTATAATAGAGAATGCAGCAGAAGAACCAGAGATCTGGGATTTAGCGCAATTCTTAAATAAGATGGGGGCTAAAATAGAAGGAGCAGGATTTGGAAAGATAACTATAACTGGTGTTAAAAATCTAAAAGGAATTAGTTATACACCTATATATGATAGAATAGAAGCAGGGACATTTATGATAGCAGCAGCTATTACAAATAGTAAAATAAAGATAAATGGAGTGAATGAAGAGCATTTAAGACCTGTAATAGAAAAGTTAAGAGAATGTGGAATAGGTTTTACCAATTACAAAGATCATTCCATTGTAGTAGATGGACGGGGAAGTAAGAGGCCATTGGATATCAAAACACTTCCTTATCCAGGATTTCCAACCGATATGCAAGCTCAAATGATGAGTTTATTATCTATTGTTGAAGGTGTTAGTGTTATTACAGAAACAGTTTTCGAAAATAGATTTATGCATGTTGCTGAATTGCAAAGGATGGGAGCCAACATCAAGATTGATGGAAGAACTGCTATAATTGAAGGCAAGCCAAGACTCACAGGCTGCGAAGTTAAAGCAACTGATTTAAGGGCTGGGGCAGCAATGATACTAAGTGGATTAGTAGCAGATGGTGAAACAGTGGTAAATGATGTTTATCATATTGATAGAGGATATGTAAGAATTGAAGAAAAGTTTAGGAATTTAGGAGCAGAAATATATAGAATAAATATGTAG